One segment of Caldanaerobius polysaccharolyticus DSM 13641 DNA contains the following:
- a CDS encoding histidinol-phosphatase, with protein sequence MHYWDYHVHLENGPYTIEWLSEFVRHGQSRNVAEIGFSEHGYRFKQAYHLICTDGYRGSWVEKHGGEDIEEYIGLIEKAKHRGFSVKLGIELDYIPEKEEEIRQFVKQYPFDYVIGSIHWLGDWGIDLDPRDWEDKDVYDAYKRYFEILKQAAKSRIFSFLGHPDVIKVFGYKPWEDITELYEDAAKVIAENGQCVEVSTAGLRKPVGEMYPSQVFLEILSKYGVPVILNSDAHYPEHVGYMFDKGIDYIKKCGYTSLCKFEKLSRRIEEM encoded by the coding sequence ACACCTTGAAAACGGGCCTTATACTATAGAATGGCTAAGCGAATTTGTCCGGCATGGTCAAAGCAGGAATGTGGCAGAAATAGGGTTTTCAGAGCACGGGTACAGGTTTAAACAGGCGTATCACCTTATATGCACTGATGGCTATAGAGGCAGCTGGGTTGAGAAGCACGGCGGAGAGGATATAGAAGAGTATATAGGCCTCATTGAAAAGGCTAAACATCGAGGATTTTCGGTAAAATTAGGCATTGAGCTGGATTATATACCGGAGAAAGAGGAAGAAATCAGGCAATTTGTTAAGCAGTATCCTTTTGATTACGTCATTGGCTCTATTCATTGGTTGGGGGATTGGGGAATCGACCTGGACCCAAGAGATTGGGAGGATAAAGACGTTTATGATGCCTATAAGAGATATTTTGAGATATTAAAACAAGCTGCTAAGAGCAGGATATTCAGCTTTCTCGGGCATCCTGATGTCATTAAGGTTTTTGGGTACAAGCCTTGGGAGGATATAACAGAACTCTACGAAGACGCTGCAAAGGTCATAGCTGAAAATGGGCAGTGTGTAGAGGTGAGCACGGCAGGGCTTAGAAAGCCTGTAGGTGAGATGTACCCGTCGCAGGTATTTCTGGAGATACTTTCAAAATACGGCGTTCCTGTTATTTTAAACTCAGATGCCCACTATCCTGAACACGTAGGCTATATGTTTGATAAAGGCATAGATTATATCAAAAAATGCGGCTACACGTCTCTTTGCAAATTTGAAAAGCTATCTCGCCGTATTGAGGAAATGTAG
- a CDS encoding ArsR/SmtB family transcription factor — MDKFKCIYIGGGNIKELANKFKALADENRLKILKMLYSGEMCVCDITENLGLSQPTVSHHMKILEDAGFVICKKNGKWSHYILNQQVLDQLHDLVKDQIYVVGEYKKSSC, encoded by the coding sequence ATAGATAAATTTAAATGTATCTATATAGGTGGTGGTAATATAAAAGAACTGGCGAATAAATTTAAAGCGCTGGCTGATGAAAACAGGCTTAAAATCCTTAAAATGCTATATTCGGGCGAAATGTGCGTATGTGATATAACAGAAAATTTAGGTTTAAGTCAGCCTACGGTATCTCATCATATGAAAATACTAGAGGATGCCGGTTTTGTGATATGCAAAAAAAATGGCAAATGGTCTCATTACATTTTAAATCAGCAGGTCCTGGATCAACTGCATGATCTTGTAAAGGATCAAATATATGTAGTAGGAGAATACAAAAAGAGCAGCTGTTAG